A part of Vulcanisaeta moutnovskia 768-28 genomic DNA contains:
- a CDS encoding TIGR04084 family radical SAM/SPASM domain-containing protein: MLWLLFTTGACNLRCSYCGGSFEPHVVPWRITYENNKLKQLIERDEDATVIFYGGEPLLNPGFIIWTMNNVKARRFGIQTNGTLVSLLPRDYWRRMDVVLLSIDGREKVTDTNRGRGVYRAVFNAFNYLRSIGVKRIIARMTVTELTDIYEDVTHLLNIGFNYVHWQLNVVWTDKWNIKTWADGNYLPGIRKLVDLFLRRAEEGKVFGIVPILGILNAYLFKPYEGPPCGAGYRAVAVSTDGRVLACPIAVREDWSVLGHINTGFKLMNIQLPEMCMKCEYKPYCGGRCLYAIMEGEKYWGRDGVLAVDYVTRETIKAVLSIAPRIKELINNGVIKTEDIAYDPILDSTEVIP; encoded by the coding sequence ATGCTGTGGCTCCTCTTCACAACAGGTGCATGCAATTTAAGGTGTTCGTACTGCGGAGGATCATTCGAACCACACGTAGTACCCTGGAGAATAACCTACGAAAATAATAAGCTAAAGCAATTAATAGAAAGGGATGAGGATGCCACCGTAATATTCTACGGCGGTGAACCACTGCTTAATCCAGGCTTCATCATATGGACTATGAATAATGTTAAGGCGAGGAGGTTTGGTATTCAAACTAATGGCACCCTCGTTAGTTTATTGCCTAGGGATTATTGGAGGAGGATGGATGTCGTCCTGTTATCAATTGATGGCAGGGAAAAGGTGACTGACACCAATAGAGGTAGGGGTGTTTATAGGGCTGTTTTTAATGCATTCAATTACCTAAGGAGTATAGGCGTTAAGAGGATTATTGCCAGGATGACCGTTACAGAATTAACAGATATATATGAAGACGTAACACACCTACTTAATATTGGCTTTAACTATGTTCATTGGCAATTAAACGTTGTATGGACAGATAAGTGGAATATTAAGACCTGGGCAGATGGTAATTACCTGCCAGGCATTAGGAAGTTAGTGGATTTATTCTTAAGGAGGGCTGAGGAAGGTAAGGTATTTGGCATCGTGCCAATACTAGGCATACTAAATGCATATCTATTTAAGCCATATGAGGGGCCACCCTGCGGCGCTGGTTATAGGGCAGTCGCCGTATCAACAGACGGTAGAGTACTTGCATGCCCAATAGCCGTTAGGGAAGATTGGTCAGTGCTTGGCCATATTAATACTGGCTTTAAACTAATGAATATTCAATTACCAGAAATGTGCATGAAATGCGAGTATAAACCCTACTGCGGCGGTCGGTGCTTATACGCAATAATGGAGGGCGAGAAGTATTGGGGTAGGGATGGGGTCTTAGCCGTGGATTACGTAACAAGGGAGACCATAAAGGCCGTGCTCTCCATAGCCCCGAGAATTAAGGAACTGATTAATAATGGCGTTATTAAAACTGAGGACATTGCTTATGACCCAATACTAGACTCAACAGAGGTT